A window of the Henckelia pumila isolate YLH828 chromosome 3, ASM3356847v2, whole genome shotgun sequence genome harbors these coding sequences:
- the LOC140889183 gene encoding histone-lysine N-methyltransferase ATXR4 yields MSPPPIARCSRLAALGFHKGKTLSFHSSPPIAVGITESAGRGVFATRRIDAGELIHTAQPIVSHPSLYSLYDVCYLCLRKLSKPNAHSEANLRFCTQQCEQHSHDFYEVEKKADWSRFHEYCRMQGLKYPLLVKRLASKVICGAVSPHVLDILQPEILSVEKISLMKRELCLLRSTFEDINIERKLSFLTEEWYTGVLSRIRINSFRIEYPGGSYDDLLSSAAASVEAEAAVGNAVYMLPSLYNHDCDPNVNIFWVDNVGAKLKALREILAGEELRICYIDASMDFEARQTVLLEGFGFRCKCLRCMSKD; encoded by the exons atgtcaCCACCACCGATCGCACGTTGCAGCCGCCTGGCTGCTTTGGGTTTCCACAAAGGAAAAACGTTGTCGTTTCACTCGTCGCCTCCGATTGCCGTTGGAATCACCGAGTCTGCAGGCCGAGGCGTGTTTGCCACTCGGAGAATCGACGCCGGAGAACTCATCCACACCGCACAACCCATTGTTTCTCACCCCTCCCTCTATTCGCTTTACGATGTCTGCTATTTGTGCCTCAGAAAGCTTTCGAAACCAAACGCCCATTCCGAAGCTAATCTGAGATTTTGCACCCAACAATGTGAACAACATTCCCAT GATTTCTATGAGGTAGAGAAAAAGGCAGATTGGTCAAGGTTCCATGAATACTGCCG AATGCAGGGTCTAAAATATCCTCTCCTTGTCAAGCGGTTGGCTAGTAAGGTTATCTGTGGAGCTGTTTCTCCCCATGTTCTTGACATACTTCAACCAGAGATCTTATCTGTTGAAAAAATTTCACTA ATGAAGAGGGAGCTTTGCCTGCTAAGAAGTACTTTTGAGGACATAAATATTGAAAGGAAGCTGTCGT TTCTTACTGAAGAATGGTATACTGGTGTTTTGTCACGGATTCGCATAAATTCTTTTCGTATTGAATATCCTGGAGGATCATATGACGATCTTCTTTCATCAGCAGCAGCATCAGTTGAAGCAGAAGCTGCTGTTGGCAATGCCGTTTATATGCTTCCCTCCCTATACAATCATGATTGTG ATCCCAATGTAAATATTTTCTGGGTAGACAATGTGGGTGCTAAACTAAAGGCTCTCCGTGAAATCCTAGCAG GAGAAGAGTTGCGGATATGCTATATTGACGCTAGCATGGATTTCGAGGCCCGGCAAACTGTCCTGCTTGAAGGATTTGGTTTTCGGTGCAAGTGTCTTAGATGTATGTCAAAAGACTAA